Proteins encoded in a region of the Pseudomonas viciae genome:
- the creC gene encoding two-component system sensor histidine kinase CreC gives MSLGIRIFLVYVLFIGLTGYFVLNTVMEEIRPGVRQSTEETLVDTANLMAEILRDDFKAGTLNQNRWPQLLKAYGERQPAATIWGLPKNQVSHRIYVTDAKGIVVLDSSGVAVGEDYSRWNDVYLTLRGHYGARSTRSVADDPASSVMHVGAPIRDNGRIIGVVTVAKPNSSLQPYIDRTERRLLAYGAGLVALGLLLGGLLSWWLSAALRRLTSYAQAVSQGRRVEVPHYRGGEFEQLAGAVEHMRTQLEGKAYVERYVHTLTHELKSPLAAIRGAAELLQSDMPAAQHQRFVSNIDSESVRMQQLIERLLNLAQIEQRQGLEEKIAVPLAALMEELLEARGGWIESRQLRIERHIAADLMLTGEAFLLRQALGNLLENALDFTPVNGLLRISAERMGSCVEIRLFNQAEAIPDYALPRLSERFYSLPRPDSGRKSTGLGLNFVEEVVQLHGGAFSIGNVEGGVEVVLRLP, from the coding sequence ATGTCGCTGGGGATCCGGATTTTCCTGGTGTATGTGCTGTTCATCGGTTTGACCGGCTATTTCGTGCTCAACACGGTGATGGAAGAGATCCGCCCCGGCGTGCGCCAGTCCACCGAAGAAACCCTGGTGGACACGGCCAATCTGATGGCCGAGATCCTGCGGGACGATTTCAAGGCCGGCACCCTCAACCAGAATCGTTGGCCGCAGTTGCTCAAGGCCTACGGCGAGCGCCAGCCGGCGGCGACGATCTGGGGGTTGCCGAAGAACCAGGTCAGCCACCGCATTTATGTCACGGACGCCAAGGGCATCGTGGTGCTCGACTCCAGTGGCGTGGCGGTGGGCGAGGATTATTCGCGCTGGAACGACGTCTACCTGACCCTGCGCGGCCACTACGGCGCTCGCTCGACCCGCAGCGTTGCCGACGACCCGGCGTCGTCGGTGATGCACGTCGGCGCGCCGATTCGCGACAACGGCCGGATCATTGGTGTGGTCACCGTGGCCAAGCCCAACAGCTCGCTACAGCCTTATATCGATCGCACGGAGCGGCGTCTGCTGGCGTATGGCGCCGGGTTGGTCGCCTTGGGCTTGCTGCTGGGCGGCTTGCTGTCGTGGTGGCTCAGCGCGGCATTGCGGCGCCTGACGAGCTACGCCCAGGCGGTCAGCCAGGGCCGTCGGGTGGAGGTGCCGCATTATCGCGGCGGCGAGTTCGAGCAACTGGCGGGTGCGGTGGAGCACATGCGTACCCAGCTCGAAGGCAAGGCTTACGTTGAGCGCTACGTGCATACGTTGACCCACGAACTCAAGAGCCCGCTGGCGGCGATTCGCGGCGCCGCCGAGCTGCTGCAAAGTGACATGCCCGCCGCCCAGCACCAGCGCTTCGTCAGCAATATCGACAGTGAAAGCGTGCGCATGCAGCAACTGATCGAACGGTTGCTCAACCTGGCCCAGATCGAGCAGCGCCAGGGGCTGGAGGAAAAAATTGCGGTGCCGTTGGCGGCGTTGATGGAAGAACTGCTGGAAGCTCGCGGTGGCTGGATTGAAAGTCGGCAGTTGCGGATCGAGCGGCACATCGCCGCCGACCTGATGCTGACGGGCGAGGCGTTTCTGTTGCGTCAGGCCTTGGGCAATCTGCTGGAAAATGCCCTGGACTTCACCCCCGTCAACGGACTGCTGCGCATCAGCGCCGAGCGCATGGGAAGTTGCGTCGAGATCCGCCTGTTCAATCAGGCCGAAGCGATTCCCGACTATGCCCTACCGCGCCTGAGCGAGCGCTTCTACTCCCTGCCACGCCCGGACAGCGGTCGCAAGAGCACCGGCCTGGGGCTTAACTTTGTGGAAGAAGTGGTGCAGCTGCATGGAGGGGCATTCAGTATTGGCAATGTCGAGGGTGGTGTTGAGGTAGTGTTGCGGTTGCCCTGA
- the creB gene encoding two-component system response regulator CreB, translating to MPHILIVEDEAAIADTLVFALQGEGFDTTWLNLGVAALEHQKNTPADLIILDVGLPDISGFETCKNLRRFSDVPVIFLTARDGEIDRVVGLEIGADDYVVKPFSPREVAARVRAILKRVAPRPAVEPGMGLFQVDADRVQINYRGKPLNLTRHEFRLLNCLLEQPERVFSREQLLDALGVASDAGYERSIDSHIKSVRAKLRLVRAEAEPIQTHRGLGYSYSPGHS from the coding sequence ATGCCTCATATTCTGATTGTCGAAGACGAAGCAGCCATCGCCGATACACTGGTGTTTGCCCTGCAGGGCGAGGGCTTCGACACTACTTGGCTGAACCTCGGTGTTGCAGCCCTGGAACACCAGAAAAACACCCCGGCGGACCTGATCATCCTCGATGTGGGTCTGCCGGATATCAGCGGTTTCGAGACTTGTAAAAATCTCAGACGTTTCAGCGACGTTCCAGTCATCTTTCTTACAGCCCGGGATGGCGAGATCGACCGGGTCGTGGGCCTGGAAATCGGTGCCGACGATTACGTGGTCAAACCCTTCAGTCCTCGCGAGGTGGCGGCCCGGGTACGGGCGATCCTCAAGCGCGTGGCGCCGCGTCCAGCAGTGGAGCCGGGCATGGGGTTGTTTCAGGTCGATGCCGACCGTGTGCAGATCAACTATCGCGGCAAACCGCTGAACCTCACTCGCCACGAATTCCGCTTGCTCAATTGTCTGCTGGAGCAACCCGAACGGGTCTTCAGTCGCGAACAACTGCTCGACGCCTTGGGCGTGGCCAGTGATGCCGGCTACGAACGCAGCATCGACAGTCACATCAAGAGCGTGCGCGCCAAGTTGCGCCTGGTCCGGGCCGAGGCCGAGCCGATCCAGACGCATCGGGGCCTGGGCTACAGCTACAGCCCGGGGCACAGCTGA